The window CACCAACCCGACGGAAGAACAGCCCGGAGAGTCGCTCTCGGAGCGGGTCGGCGTCGGGTGGCAGAAATCGCGAGGCCCAGGTGCGGTTGACGATGACCACGGGATCGGTATCAATGCGGTCGCCCTCAGAGAATGGACGCCCGCGAATCACCTGAATATCCAGCGCACCAAAGAACGCCGGGTTCACGATGCGCGAGCGGCCGTTCGGCCTGAACCGCGGCTCCGTTGGGCGACCCACGATATCGGTGAACGTGGTGGAGTCCCATTCGCGCCCAAGCGGCACGGTTGTGGCCATGCCGACGTGCGTCACACCCAGTGGCGTCAAGCGTTCGGTGATGTCCGATGACCACGCCCTGTTCCGCGCAGGGTCGGCACCATACGGCATGCGCGGCAGCAGCGCCTCAACGAGCAGACGCCCCTGTGCGGCGAATCCCGGGTCAACGGCGAGGAGATTTCGGGCACTGAGCAGGAGCCGGCCCGCGCCGGCCACAAGCATGATCGCAAGTGCCACCTCAGACACGACGAGGATGCCCAGCAGGCGTCGTGTGCGCACGCCGGTCATGCCACTGCGTCCGCCGTGATTGGCCATGCTTGTGACACTGGTGCCGGCAGCGATCAACGCCGGGGCGACACCCACACTGATTCCGGCCAGCATCATGACGACGGCCGCGAAGACGGCCACGGTCGGGTCAAACGTCAGCCCCTCGGCGCGCGGAATGGATGCGCCTCCAACGGCCACGATGACGCGGATGGCCGCATACGCGAGAGGTACACCAATGGCTGCGGCCGCTACGGCAATGACCGTTGACTCGGACAACAACTGCCGGATGAGATGCGATCGCCTGGCGCCGATGGCGATGCGGACCGCCATCTCGCGCGCTCGTGTGGCGCCACGTGCCAACAGCAGATTGGTCACGTTGGCCATGGCGAGCAGCAGGAGCAACGCGGTGGCCGCGAAGGAAATGAGGGTCGTTGGACCAAGATCGCCCAACAGTGCCGAGAGCAGAGGACGGAAGACAAAGACCCGGTTTTTTGCCTGATCGGGATACTTCTGCGCAAGCGAGTCCCACATGGGTCCCAGTACCGCGTGGACCTGTTCGGGTGTTGTGTCAGGCGTGAAGCGCACGTACGCGTCGAACATGTGCGAGATGCTCTCACCAACGAAATCGGCAAACCACAGGTCGGCGTCGGCCGGCGCATCAAAGACGTCAGGGGCCACGCCAACCACCAGCGCCGGGCCATTGGCGAGCTGAATCGTACGTCCGGCAATCTGCGGGTCCGCACCGAAGCCGTTCCTCCAGAGCTCGTTCGACAACACGACGGAGCGCACGGTTCGGTTGGCATGATCCGACGGCTGGAAGGCGCGGCCTGCGGCCATCGGCAGACCGAACAGATCAAAGAACCCTTCCGTGACGCCGGTCGCCACCACCTCGCGGGCCTCGCGACCATCGGCGATCAGGATGTCGTCAACCCGTCGAACAAGCGACGATGCGGTGACCCGATCGGTGGTGCGTCGCATGGAGGAGATTTCCTCGGAGGCGACCATGCCGATGGTGAACCTGCCGTCGGTCATCGCGGTGCGGACTGTGTAGATGTCGTCGGCACCCACGTACGGCAGCGGCCGCAGCATCGTGGCCTGCACGACGGCAAACAGCGCCGTCGGCGCCGCGATTCCAAGGGCCAGCGCGCCCACCGCGGCCGCAAAGAAGGACGGCTGGCGCCGCAGGGACCGGAGCGCGATCTTCAGTTGGAACATGCCGGAAGTGTAGTGCACCCGCCGGCGAGGCCGTAGACGAAAAAATGGGCCGGCACCGTGATGGTGCCGGCCCACAACCAGACTCTTTGCTGCTAGAACACGTAGCTCAACTTCGCGTAGACCACATGCGCCTTGTACGGGCCGTTGTCGGGCTTCATGAAGATGTACACGCTCTGCGGCATGAGCAGACTGCCCTGCGTGAACGCATCCCGGAAGTCATACTTCTCGAACCAGTACCCCATGCTGATCTTCCAGTCCGTGGCCACGTTGTAATCAAGGTTCGCGACGACGGTGGTCAACTCGGTGTCGTCGTAGTCCACGATGTCCGCAGCGCCGCCCTGTCCCGGCAGAATGAGCGTCGTGCGACCCGGCGTGTAAAACGAACCGGCTTCGCGCGCGGTGATGTCCATCAGGCCATCAACCTTCTGGTGCATCGCGTTAAACGACAGTGTCCACTTCTCCGGCACGATCTGGAACACCGCGTTCGCGCCGTAGGTGTCGGTCTTGTCACTGCCCGCGTAGTTGACCAGGTTGTTGAGTGCCGTGCCCGTGAGTGTGGCCCACTGATTCGTGGAACGATCCTTTTCGTACGTGTAGTACGCACCGACAGCGGCCCGGTCGTTCGGAGTGAAATCGACCTCTACTGTATAGGTGTCGTACTTCGCGTCCAGCAGGCCCACCGGGGTGTCCGGAATCTCCGGTGCGCCCGCTGACGTGGCTCGCCGATTCGGCCGGTTGGTGAACTCGACGTGACGCTTCCCGTAGTCGAAGCTCAGGTCGAGGGTGCTGATCGGCGACAGGATCACGGCCACCGAGGCGCGCTTGGTGTCACGCTCGGCCTCGTCAGCCTGGAACCCGTAGAACGTCTCGCCTTCCGCCGTTCGCGAGATGTCCTCGTACTTGGCGCGCAGACTCACCAGATCGCTGCTGCGGTAGATCGCTGCGGCCTGGTACCCGGTGTCTTCGCCCTTGGTGGCCTCGCGATAGGTCCGCGTGATTTTCGTATTGTGGAACACGCCTTCAACCGTGAGGTCGCCGAAGTCGTAGGTGGCGGCCGCGAGCAGACGTTTCGTGTTGGTGTCGTACGGATTCGCGGTCAGATGCCCGTAGGGTGCATCGGCCGCGATGGTCGTGTTCACCCAGGCCCGATCCGGATTCCCCGACGTGTCGCCGGAAATAACCCAGCGGTCGGTCTTGTTGGTGAGGTCATGGGTGCGGTAACTGGCGCGGAGGCCCAGGGCCTTGACGGGGCGCGAGGAGAAGTTCAGGTTCACCGTCGTCGTGTTGATCTTGCCGTTGAGTGACGGCTTCTGGAGCGACGAGACGAGGTTGGCCGGCTGTCCGGTGCCCGTCAGGATCA is drawn from Acidobacteriota bacterium and contains these coding sequences:
- a CDS encoding ABC transporter permease, which produces MFQLKIALRSLRRQPSFFAAAVGALALGIAAPTALFAVVQATMLRPLPYVGADDIYTVRTAMTDGRFTIGMVASEEISSMRRTTDRVTASSLVRRVDDILIADGREAREVVATGVTEGFFDLFGLPMAAGRAFQPSDHANRTVRSVVLSNELWRNGFGADPQIAGRTIQLANGPALVVGVAPDVFDAPADADLWFADFVGESISHMFDAYVRFTPDTTPEQVHAVLGPMWDSLAQKYPDQAKNRVFVFRPLLSALLGDLGPTTLISFAATALLLLLAMANVTNLLLARGATRAREMAVRIAIGARRSHLIRQLLSESTVIAVAAAAIGVPLAYAAIRVIVAVGGASIPRAEGLTFDPTVAVFAAVVMMLAGISVGVAPALIAAGTSVTSMANHGGRSGMTGVRTRRLLGILVVSEVALAIMLVAGAGRLLLSARNLLAVDPGFAAQGRLLVEALLPRMPYGADPARNRAWSSDITERLTPLGVTHVGMATTVPLGREWDSTTFTDIVGRPTEPRFRPNGRSRIVNPAFFGALDIQVIRGRPFSEGDRIDTDPVVIVNRTWASRFLPPDADPLRERLSGLFFRRVGDKFEPQTAAIIGVVEDVRYAGLDDLPEPAIYLVDAQRPPLRRNYILTTAGAQPELLIPQIRAVFQQMDPNVPIRFELMDEVVTRSLVWSRLGVFLMSTFGVISLLLAGTGVFGVLAFVGAQRHGEMVVRLSLGATPGHVFGLMLAQGTRVVAAGVVVGAGLAWWMGQLMAGYVYEVAAANPMVLGSSVAIVAVVGLGAALAPAYRASRIELGIGQQPDL
- a CDS encoding MtrB/PioB family outer membrane beta-barrel protein; this translates as MKKILRVTALIAMGLLVAGSYAAAQEAPAKTSGGKIVFGALSVKDISSAKFDEYREVPKGISIPYANVFSRKDGFLFDFHAFNVRQSDQRYTGWLNSGRVGLFFDYNQIPHNIGNNGRTMFSESAPGVWTMSTSLRQVLQTANDTRLPTAKRTVDFYDNLLGPTLASANVMDLLGLRKRGSAELTYGGGDAPYALAVTYMRQVRSGYRRLSGGNVRSQVNPSYEVPERSDDVVQDFGFRAAYNFTRGNVHAAFNRNLYDNNAETLTIDNPFQAVDVVSTSTLGGPSRALFVNAPDNEASTGSAGFLLKFAKQTRLSGDVAMGRWTQNAAFYPYTINSVILTGTGQPANLVSSLQKPSLNGKINTTTVNLNFSSRPVKALGLRASYRTHDLTNKTDRWVISGDTSGNPDRAWVNTTIAADAPYGHLTANPYDTNTKRLLAAATYDFGDLTVEGVFHNTKITRTYREATKGEDTGYQAAAIYRSSDLVSLRAKYEDISRTAEGETFYGFQADEAERDTKRASVAVILSPISTLDLSFDYGKRHVEFTNRPNRRATSAGAPEIPDTPVGLLDAKYDTYTVEVDFTPNDRAAVGAYYTYEKDRSTNQWATLTGTALNNLVNYAGSDKTDTYGANAVFQIVPEKWTLSFNAMHQKVDGLMDITAREAGSFYTPGRTTLILPGQGGAADIVDYDDTELTTVVANLDYNVATDWKISMGYWFEKYDFRDAFTQGSLLMPQSVYIFMKPDNGPYKAHVVYAKLSYVF